A genomic window from Candidatus Cybelea sp. includes:
- a CDS encoding prolyl oligopeptidase family serine peptidase → MLIAAFTLTQILGYPFPSAPISDVRGDAIAYSLDTRGIRTVWFARGPEFVPRQLFASAGDDGQELSDLTISGDGAHVVYVRGGDHDANWPLPLQPGPAAMPQQPSMEVYSVATGGGAPKLLGAGDAPAISPDGSRVAYTQDGAVMIAPIDGSAAAKRFFFDRGQDSDLRWSPDGSSLAFVSTRTDHSFIGIYRNDSTPVEFIAPSTSQDFMPRWSPDGHQIAFVRIAGDGGAPQNPFDWNPIPWQIWVGDPNAGTASRVWASTGTPRASLPQSAGGPLLEWMSGDRLLFKSEERNWLHLYTVSAQRGTSTAIGNARLLTPGAFIVEDVSVAPGGASVVYAANAGAAPGDVDRRHLFRVDESGMNAQLTRGRSSEFGPVALASGAVAFNRTTAQQPPLVTLLSSGAQRALSSLPADFPSSQLVTPQDVTFHASDGVLVHGQLFVPSGGGRHPAIVFVHGGPPRQMLLNWHYMDYYSNAYAVNQTLASRGFAVLSVNYRLGIGYGHDFDFPARWGPTGASEYQDVVAGARFLQSDPRVDSKRIGIWGGSYGGYLTALALARNSDIFKAGVDFHGVHDWSLDVDNSLWAFTQLKRYQQYDTRAIMKLAWESSPDSAIATWKSPVLLIQGDDDRNVEFHQMVDLVARLRAAHVPFEEIVIPNEIHGFLRYASWLSADTATLEYFSRVFSERT, encoded by the coding sequence ATGTTGATTGCCGCCTTCACCCTCACGCAGATTCTCGGATACCCGTTTCCCTCCGCTCCGATTAGTGACGTTCGCGGAGATGCGATCGCATACTCACTCGATACTCGGGGCATTCGAACGGTATGGTTCGCGCGAGGGCCGGAGTTCGTGCCCCGGCAACTCTTTGCATCGGCCGGCGACGACGGACAGGAGCTGAGCGATCTTACGATTTCCGGTGATGGGGCGCACGTCGTCTACGTGCGAGGCGGCGATCACGACGCAAACTGGCCGCTGCCGCTCCAACCGGGGCCGGCGGCGATGCCGCAGCAGCCGTCGATGGAGGTCTACTCGGTCGCGACCGGCGGCGGCGCTCCGAAACTGCTCGGTGCCGGCGACGCACCGGCGATCTCGCCCGACGGCAGCCGCGTCGCCTACACGCAGGACGGTGCGGTGATGATCGCGCCAATCGACGGCAGCGCCGCAGCAAAGCGCTTCTTTTTCGATCGCGGCCAGGATTCGGACTTGCGCTGGTCGCCCGACGGCTCCTCGCTTGCCTTCGTTTCGACGCGCACGGATCACAGCTTCATCGGCATCTATCGCAACGACTCGACGCCGGTTGAATTCATCGCGCCGTCGACCTCGCAAGATTTCATGCCGCGATGGTCGCCCGACGGGCACCAAATCGCGTTCGTCCGAATCGCCGGCGACGGCGGCGCGCCTCAGAATCCGTTCGACTGGAATCCCATTCCGTGGCAGATCTGGGTCGGCGATCCCAACGCCGGTACCGCCTCGCGCGTTTGGGCGAGCACCGGCACGCCGCGCGCCTCGCTGCCGCAGAGCGCGGGCGGCCCGTTGTTGGAGTGGATGAGCGGAGATCGCCTGCTCTTCAAAAGCGAAGAACGAAACTGGCTGCACCTCTACACCGTGAGCGCGCAGCGCGGTACGAGCACCGCGATCGGAAACGCGCGGCTGCTGACCCCCGGCGCGTTTATCGTTGAAGATGTGAGCGTTGCGCCGGGAGGAGCGTCGGTCGTTTACGCGGCCAACGCTGGTGCCGCGCCGGGCGACGTGGACCGCCGCCATCTGTTCCGCGTCGATGAAAGCGGGATGAACGCGCAGCTCACACGCGGTCGGAGCAGCGAGTTTGGTCCGGTGGCACTTGCGAGCGGAGCGGTTGCGTTCAATCGCACGACCGCGCAGCAACCGCCGCTGGTGACGCTGCTCTCGAGTGGAGCGCAGCGAGCGCTCTCGTCGCTGCCCGCCGACTTTCCGTCATCGCAGCTGGTGACGCCGCAAGACGTGACGTTTCACGCGTCGGACGGAGTGCTCGTGCACGGCCAGCTGTTCGTGCCATCGGGCGGCGGGCGTCATCCAGCGATCGTCTTCGTGCACGGCGGACCGCCGCGTCAGATGCTGCTCAACTGGCACTACATGGATTACTACTCGAATGCGTACGCCGTCAACCAGACGCTGGCGAGCCGCGGCTTCGCCGTGCTCTCCGTGAACTACCGGCTGGGCATCGGTTACGGCCACGACTTCGACTTTCCGGCGCGGTGGGGGCCGACCGGTGCTTCCGAGTACCAAGATGTGGTCGCCGGCGCTCGTTTTCTGCAAAGCGATCCGCGCGTCGATTCAAAACGAATTGGCATCTGGGGCGGGTCGTATGGCGGTTATCTCACCGCGCTCGCGCTCGCGCGCAACTCCGACATCTTCAAGGCGGGCGTCGACTTTCACGGCGTACACGACTGGTCGCTCGACGTCGACAATTCGCTGTGGGCTTTCACCCAGCTCAAACGCTACCAGCAGTACGACACGCGAGCGATCATGAAGCTCGCGTGGGAATCGTCACCCGATTCGGCGATCGCGACCTGGAAGTCGCCGGTGCTGCTGATCCAGGGCGACGACGATCGCAACGTCGAGTTCCATCAGATGGTCGATCTGGTAGCGCGCCTGCGCGCGGCGCACGTTCCCTTCGAGGAGATCGTCATCCCCAACGAGATTCACGGCTTTCTGCGGTACGCTTCGTGGCTTTCAGCCGATACCGCGACCCTGGAGTATTTTAGCCGAGTCTTCTCGGAACGGACGTAG